A genomic window from Desulfonatronovibrio magnus includes:
- a CDS encoding glycosyltransferase family 9 protein, whose translation MAKPILILQMQRMGDLILSFPLFSWLSRIYPQRTIHVIAEQKFYQGLVDLSPRVLYIPWESHGHALKHKYDMVINLSHRKEAAWLAGKVEAREIVGPYRDESDNLRIQGQWQLYRSSIVQNNRYNRFHWAELNALDVIDCKVLGKTVWQKPGGASGTRKIGLFVGASQENKRPGPYFYALLAKELIRRNYQPILIGGPGDKKQARDIVKLSPVKLLNLTGKLSLSQLASVFSTLELLITPDTGPMHLSAWCGLKTLNLSLGPVNPWETGPYQPGHAIIRSSISCTGCWECIQKDLLCADSFKIRQVILIMEKMMHGSLEDAELTGFKAVNIFKTSRSKGLYNLNPCRLKQTVSFYLGEFWQSYWLYSASLGSKSQVREKVRLMVTHYPFVHDKLLKCTLLFLAQLKKLIQKGQIPDHSFWRQSPPYFRPFAGFVHIMWQNQDYSSSSLAASTRMLETLLGFLETR comes from the coding sequence ATGGCTAAACCCATTCTTATTTTGCAGATGCAGCGTATGGGGGATTTGATATTATCATTTCCCCTTTTTTCATGGTTGAGCAGGATATATCCGCAGAGAACCATTCATGTAATTGCAGAACAGAAGTTTTATCAGGGGTTGGTGGATCTGTCACCGAGAGTGCTTTATATTCCATGGGAAAGTCATGGACACGCGCTGAAGCATAAGTATGACATGGTCATCAATCTCAGTCATCGCAAGGAAGCTGCCTGGCTGGCTGGCAAAGTTGAGGCCAGGGAGATCGTGGGGCCTTACAGGGATGAAAGTGATAACTTAAGGATACAGGGCCAATGGCAGCTTTATCGTTCAAGTATTGTCCAGAATAACAGATATAACCGTTTTCACTGGGCAGAACTCAATGCTCTGGATGTAATAGATTGCAAGGTTCTGGGTAAAACTGTCTGGCAGAAGCCGGGAGGAGCTTCAGGCACCAGGAAAATTGGACTTTTTGTGGGTGCAAGCCAGGAAAACAAGCGACCTGGCCCTTATTTTTATGCTCTTTTGGCCAAAGAGCTTATCAGAAGAAATTATCAGCCCATTCTCATTGGTGGTCCAGGAGATAAAAAACAGGCCAGAGATATTGTCAAACTCAGCCCTGTGAAACTGCTAAATCTTACCGGTAAGCTGAGTCTAAGCCAGCTTGCTTCTGTTTTCAGCACTTTGGAGCTCCTGATAACGCCGGATACCGGTCCCATGCATTTGAGCGCGTGGTGCGGCCTGAAAACCCTGAATCTTTCTCTTGGTCCGGTTAACCCGTGGGAAACAGGTCCTTATCAGCCAGGTCACGCAATCATTCGTTCCAGCATCAGCTGTACAGGATGCTGGGAATGTATCCAGAAAGACTTGCTATGCGCAGATTCATTCAAGATCAGGCAGGTTATACTGATCATGGAAAAAATGATGCACGGCTCTCTTGAAGATGCTGAACTAACCGGGTTCAAGGCAGTTAATATATTTAAAACTTCGCGCAGCAAAGGTCTTTATAATCTGAATCCCTGCCGCTTAAAACAAACTGTATCTTTTTATCTTGGTGAGTTCTGGCAGAGTTACTGGCTTTATAGTGCAAGTCTTGGCAGTAAGTCACAGGTGAGGGAAAAGGTCAGGTTGATGGTGACGCACTATCCATTTGTTCATGACAAACTTCTCAAGTGTACGCTGTTATTTCTTGCTCAACTGAAAAAACTTATCCAGAAAGGACAGATCCCTGATCATTCTTTCTGGCGCCAATCCCCTCCATATTTTCGTCCTTTTGCAGGTTTTGTCCATATCATGTGGCAGAATCAGGATTATTCTTCATCATCTCTTGCCGCTTCCACCCGTATGCTTGAAACCCTGCTGGGATTTCTTGAAACGCGCTGA
- a CDS encoding flagellar hook-length control protein FliK yields MQNFPTNNLFSMFDPYLEAGPRDRPDFGTWNEDFKNIFEQAVHTPPREQIQDNQNNRPADSKVRAPERIQDNSQSQNKQLTEEEFAAVRDVLEENGYPPEKIEKLEARYEKDGLTWNELKQELGMGDEFDTFKSLVRFNIHGSEYYNKTKRLSEKEFLSLKQHLLENGYSQDLISKLQDKFDQHGLSWEEVSKHLQSSKNDMSEMLSDKLSKDDFQALKKLLVEHGFDGEQIKALEERYSQGDLKWSDVLSMLELEGLSKNIKLSPGEKTDLLSVFSAMGFNSKESQELVNLLQQGRHAQVWEAISKRLDNMAPDQKLQLTENQAASLLKALGIEAGKMEKFSPFIGRELSGNDLSNLMNLLKKEAGAARENYLLARMLQAGEESAKANGVEALLRDIARLALKEEGQSSSDSNKKKELSFLKSRLENNAKFDEASGNGSHKPDEDSQGSGNRHNEQSLFDKLQESVRARDSVNDKSDNEKDDPWKDFISRIRTIDSSDARNAVMGDTGVRGSSDAVRSKAQAQHREFISRQILDQVQNGMLRKLKDGRTQLNLQLDPPNLGRVGLVLQVHNQEVRALIKPSSPEVAQMVSENLARLKATLEQQGLRVNKIEVQVQTQENNGQNWQGHEEHNKARERMREAIRIARMRGLDMTGKSDDEKISAAVLNMESRDGPGLDIFA; encoded by the coding sequence ATGCAAAATTTTCCTACCAACAATTTGTTTTCCATGTTTGATCCTTATCTTGAAGCCGGACCGCGGGACAGGCCTGATTTTGGGACCTGGAATGAAGATTTTAAGAATATCTTTGAGCAGGCGGTTCACACTCCGCCCAGGGAACAAATTCAGGATAATCAAAACAATCGTCCAGCAGACAGTAAGGTAAGAGCACCTGAGCGAATTCAGGATAACTCTCAATCGCAAAATAAGCAATTGACTGAAGAAGAATTTGCCGCTGTTAGAGATGTCTTGGAAGAAAACGGATATCCTCCTGAAAAGATAGAGAAGCTTGAGGCAAGATATGAGAAGGACGGCCTGACTTGGAATGAGCTCAAGCAAGAGCTTGGTATGGGGGATGAGTTTGATACTTTTAAGAGTCTTGTAAGGTTCAATATTCATGGCAGTGAATATTACAACAAAACCAAAAGACTGAGCGAAAAAGAATTTCTATCACTAAAACAACACCTTTTAGAAAATGGCTATTCCCAGGATTTGATTTCAAAGCTTCAGGATAAGTTTGATCAACATGGCTTAAGCTGGGAAGAAGTCAGCAAACATTTGCAAAGTAGCAAAAATGACATGTCTGAAATGTTAAGTGATAAACTTAGCAAGGATGACTTCCAGGCCTTGAAAAAACTTTTGGTTGAACACGGTTTTGATGGTGAGCAGATTAAAGCTCTTGAGGAGAGGTATAGTCAGGGCGATCTTAAGTGGTCGGATGTATTATCCATGCTTGAACTTGAAGGTTTATCGAAAAATATCAAACTTTCTCCAGGTGAAAAAACAGATCTGCTAAGTGTTTTTTCTGCCATGGGGTTTAACAGCAAGGAAAGTCAGGAGCTTGTGAATTTGCTCCAGCAGGGCAGGCATGCCCAGGTTTGGGAAGCTATCAGCAAACGATTGGATAATATGGCTCCAGATCAAAAACTGCAACTGACGGAAAATCAGGCGGCAAGTCTGCTCAAGGCTCTGGGTATTGAAGCAGGCAAGATGGAAAAATTTTCCCCTTTTATTGGGCGGGAGCTTTCAGGCAACGACTTGTCCAATCTCATGAATCTGCTCAAGAAAGAAGCAGGGGCAGCAAGAGAAAATTATTTGTTGGCCCGAATGCTTCAGGCTGGGGAAGAAAGTGCAAAAGCTAACGGAGTTGAAGCTCTATTAAGAGATATTGCCAGGCTGGCCCTGAAAGAAGAGGGTCAGTCTTCTTCCGATAGCAATAAAAAGAAAGAACTGTCTTTTTTGAAATCCAGGCTGGAAAACAACGCTAAGTTTGATGAGGCTTCCGGTAATGGATCTCACAAGCCAGATGAAGATAGCCAGGGATCAGGCAACCGGCATAATGAGCAGTCCCTTTTTGATAAGCTCCAGGAAAGCGTAAGGGCGAGGGACTCTGTAAACGATAAATCCGATAATGAAAAGGATGATCCCTGGAAAGATTTTATCAGTAGAATAAGAACAATAGATTCTTCAGATGCAAGAAATGCAGTAATGGGTGACACCGGAGTTCGTGGAAGTTCGGATGCTGTTAGAAGTAAAGCTCAGGCTCAGCACAGGGAATTTATTTCCCGTCAGATTCTGGACCAGGTGCAAAATGGAATGCTCAGAAAGTTGAAAGATGGCCGTACACAGCTGAATTTACAGTTAGATCCACCAAATCTTGGTAGAGTGGGCCTTGTCTTGCAAGTGCATAACCAGGAAGTGCGGGCCTTGATTAAACCCAGTAGTCCCGAGGTAGCCCAGATGGTCAGTGAAAACCTGGCAAGATTGAAGGCAACTCTGGAGCAGCAGGGACTAAGGGTCAACAAGATAGAAGTTCAGGTTCAGACACAGGAAAATAACGGGCAGAACTGGCAAGGCCACGAAGAGCATAATAAGGCAAGAGAAAGGATGCGTGAGGCTATTAGAATTGCCAGGATGAGAGGACTTGATATGACAGGAAAATCAGATGATGAAAAAATATCTGCTGCAGTACTTAACATGGAAAGCAGAGATGGTCCGGGTTTGGATATTTTTGCGTGA
- a CDS encoding diguanylate cyclase domain-containing protein: MLKIEETNNQFWILNRLPLGIFVLNSNYEVLFWNKVMRDWSGIHESDIVGDNLLKRFPEADKPKFIRRISTIFEGGPPAIFSSHLHRNFIEMKTSSGQVRLHNTTVTALTLPEMKGQHLALITIQDVTELNTRIVEYRKVKDQVVDELKKRKEIEKRLRKEKRFISLLLDSARVLIVLLDKEARIIIFNRACEELTGYDSREIEGKKMLDFLISINEQKTIASYFMQDMLDMPEEHEAYWIARDGEQRLISWSNSLVYDEIGRPEFVLSTGVDITDQRMMQEKIRHMAMHDELTGLANRNLLQERLTQNMALADRYSKKLGILFMDLNGFKKINDQFGHRVGDLLLQEVASRITKIVRASDTVARFGGDEFVVVLPEIKSVDDAISVSDKISCDLARPFEIAEGCVIGVSIGISVYPDDGKCAEDIIQQADKAMYKAKNPDSCGYHHI; this comes from the coding sequence ATGCTTAAAATTGAAGAAACCAATAATCAATTCTGGATATTGAACCGACTGCCTCTGGGCATTTTTGTATTAAATAGCAATTATGAGGTTCTTTTCTGGAACAAGGTCATGAGGGATTGGTCAGGCATTCATGAAAGTGATATTGTTGGAGATAATTTGCTTAAAAGATTTCCTGAGGCGGATAAACCTAAATTTATCAGGAGAATCAGCACCATATTTGAAGGTGGACCGCCAGCTATATTTTCTTCGCATTTACATAGAAACTTCATTGAAATGAAGACCAGCAGTGGCCAGGTCAGACTTCATAATACGACTGTCACGGCTTTAACGTTACCTGAAATGAAGGGGCAGCATCTGGCTCTTATCACTATTCAGGATGTTACTGAACTCAACACCAGGATAGTTGAGTATCGCAAGGTGAAAGACCAGGTAGTGGATGAGCTTAAAAAAAGAAAGGAAATTGAAAAGCGTCTGCGCAAAGAAAAGAGGTTTATTTCCCTGCTTTTAGATTCGGCCAGAGTTCTTATTGTTCTGCTTGATAAAGAAGCCCGCATAATAATATTTAATCGTGCCTGCGAAGAGCTTACAGGCTATGATTCTCGAGAAATTGAAGGCAAAAAAATGCTGGACTTTCTGATTTCTATTAATGAGCAGAAAACTATAGCATCTTACTTCATGCAAGATATGCTGGATATGCCCGAAGAACATGAGGCTTACTGGATTGCCAGAGACGGAGAGCAAAGGCTTATCTCATGGTCTAATTCTCTGGTTTACGATGAAATTGGCCGCCCTGAGTTTGTGCTTAGTACGGGGGTAGATATAACAGATCAGCGCATGATGCAGGAAAAGATCAGGCACATGGCCATGCATGATGAGTTGACCGGATTAGCCAACAGGAATCTTCTGCAGGAGAGATTGACCCAGAACATGGCCCTTGCAGACAGATACAGTAAAAAGCTCGGCATATTGTTTATGGATCTCAATGGTTTTAAAAAGATAAATGATCAGTTCGGACATAGAGTAGGTGATTTGTTGCTCCAGGAAGTGGCAAGCAGAATAACAAAAATTGTCAGGGCTTCAGACACTGTAGCCAGGTTTGGCGGAGACGAGTTTGTAGTGGTGCTTCCGGAGATTAAATCTGTAGATGATGCCATATCTGTATCTGACAAGATTTCTTGTGATCTTGCAAGACCTTTTGAGATTGCCGAGGGTTGTGTTATTGGAGTCAGCATAGGGATCAGTGTTTATCCTGATGACGGTAAATGTGCTGAAGATATTATACAGCAGGCAGATAAAGCCATGTATAAGGCTAAAAACCCTGACAGTTGCGGATATCATCACATTTAA
- a CDS encoding flagellar hook protein FlgE: MSLSSSLYTGVSGLQAHGAKMGVIGNNIANVSTVGYKGSRMHFEDFMSQDINTSSGVGQVGRGTNTAAVFADFQQGALETTSEATDVSIGGDGFFVVSPKGSEENYYTRAGNFRFDKEGFLVDPSGNVVQGWEIRPQTIQPGVTATQGQQVQIQGVPQNIQLENFQSPPEETSRVTKIVNLDSSAPSATGAGAEIFDAWDATQDPPIDPALYIHQTSMKVYDENGGAHTLTTYFDRMDSDDETNWLASQNPPLPNGYQVHEFIVTVPPEDDQRPWGPVPGAQNQGIVMQGRAVFNAAGEMMAMRDLENFTPGPGQTVPSFDDLDNPDGYSQNGYPLMGLSFLGAVDPVTGLDEVQLVELNFGIKNNNGAQDQAWISGALSSTSYSAPSSTVQQSQDGYGPGQLQNVEIDRDGVLTGRYSNGQVLELYALTLADFNNKWGLRREGSNLFSETRSSGDALTGLANSGSFGSIAGNSLEMSNVDLATEFVKMITTEKGFQANSKTITTTDQMLNVLIQMKR; this comes from the coding sequence ATGAGTTTGTCATCTTCTCTTTATACAGGGGTAAGCGGGCTGCAAGCACATGGTGCGAAAATGGGTGTTATTGGCAATAACATAGCTAATGTTAGTACGGTTGGCTATAAAGGGTCAAGAATGCATTTTGAAGATTTTATGAGTCAGGACATCAATACATCGAGTGGTGTTGGGCAAGTGGGAAGGGGGACAAATACCGCGGCTGTCTTTGCTGATTTTCAACAAGGGGCTTTGGAAACAACAAGTGAGGCAACTGATGTATCAATTGGTGGTGATGGTTTTTTTGTGGTAAGTCCAAAAGGAAGCGAAGAAAACTACTACACTAGGGCAGGAAATTTCAGGTTTGATAAAGAAGGTTTCCTGGTTGATCCAAGTGGCAATGTTGTTCAAGGATGGGAAATAAGGCCGCAAACTATTCAGCCAGGTGTAACTGCTACACAGGGGCAACAGGTACAGATTCAGGGAGTGCCGCAAAACATTCAACTGGAAAACTTCCAGTCTCCTCCTGAGGAAACAAGCAGGGTTACCAAGATTGTAAATCTGGATTCAAGCGCTCCGAGTGCTACAGGTGCTGGAGCTGAAATTTTCGATGCTTGGGATGCAACTCAGGATCCGCCTATCGATCCTGCGCTGTATATTCATCAGACCTCCATGAAAGTATATGATGAAAATGGAGGTGCCCATACCCTGACTACATACTTTGACAGGATGGACTCTGATGATGAAACAAATTGGCTTGCTAGTCAAAACCCACCCCTTCCCAATGGTTATCAGGTGCATGAATTTATTGTAACTGTTCCTCCAGAAGATGATCAGAGGCCTTGGGGACCGGTTCCTGGTGCTCAAAATCAGGGTATAGTAATGCAGGGCCGTGCAGTTTTTAACGCAGCAGGAGAGATGATGGCCATGAGAGACTTAGAAAATTTTACTCCAGGTCCTGGACAAACAGTTCCATCATTTGATGATTTGGATAATCCTGATGGCTATTCACAAAATGGATATCCCCTGATGGGATTGAGTTTTTTGGGTGCTGTTGATCCAGTTACTGGTCTTGACGAAGTGCAACTTGTTGAGTTGAATTTTGGGATAAAGAATAATAACGGAGCCCAGGATCAGGCTTGGATAAGTGGTGCCCTTTCTTCTACAAGCTACAGTGCGCCTTCAAGCACAGTGCAGCAGAGTCAGGACGGTTATGGACCAGGGCAATTGCAAAATGTTGAGATAGATCGTGATGGTGTGCTTACAGGAAGGTATTCCAATGGTCAAGTTCTTGAGCTTTATGCTTTAACTCTTGCTGACTTTAATAATAAGTGGGGGTTACGCCGGGAGGGATCAAATCTTTTCAGTGAAACCAGAAGTTCTGGTGATGCTCTCACAGGTTTGGCTAATAGCGGAAGTTTTGGGTCTATAGCGGGTAATTCATTAGAAATGTCCAATGTTGACCTTGCTACAGAATTTGTTAAAATGATTACAACTGAGAAAGGATTCCAGGCTAACTCCAAAACTATAACCACTACCGATCAGATGTTGAATGTACTTATTCAAATGAAGAGATAA
- a CDS encoding GAK system ATP-grasp enzyme codes for MHNLKIAVIGNPGSWSTEVLADALEKKTGYKCVVEMSQVTMDFDSRSLFQGEVDLASLDALVIKKIGPVYSPDMFNRLEILRFFCKIGIPVYSRPERIMAAINRLSCTVTLQKGDIPMPPTVITENINQAVKAVKKFGKAVFKPLYSSKARGMLVVEDHDNCRSEIENFQASGNTTMYIQKMIDIPGKDLGVAFLGGKYLGTYARRQGESWNTCTSSGGKYEPYEPSQEIIELAQKAQSLFDLDFTCVDVVETDQGPMVFEVSAFGGFRGLINACSIDAAALYSEYVINDLSS; via the coding sequence ATGCATAATCTCAAAATAGCTGTCATAGGTAATCCAGGTAGCTGGTCGACTGAGGTGCTGGCTGATGCTCTGGAAAAGAAAACAGGCTATAAATGTGTTGTGGAAATGTCACAGGTAACCATGGACTTCGACAGCAGATCACTTTTTCAAGGTGAGGTTGATCTGGCCTCATTGGATGCTCTGGTTATTAAAAAAATAGGACCTGTTTACTCCCCTGACATGTTTAACAGGCTGGAAATCCTGCGCTTTTTCTGTAAAATCGGTATCCCTGTCTACTCCCGCCCAGAGAGAATTATGGCTGCCATTAACAGACTCAGTTGTACTGTTACTCTGCAAAAAGGGGATATTCCCATGCCTCCAACCGTAATTACAGAGAATATCAACCAGGCAGTCAAGGCTGTTAAAAAATTTGGAAAAGCTGTATTCAAGCCCTTATATTCCAGCAAAGCCCGGGGGATGCTTGTTGTGGAAGACCATGATAACTGCCGTTCTGAAATTGAAAACTTTCAAGCCTCGGGCAATACCACCATGTATATCCAGAAAATGATAGATATACCTGGCAAAGACCTCGGAGTTGCATTTCTTGGAGGAAAATACCTTGGCACGTATGCAAGACGACAAGGCGAATCCTGGAACACCTGTACTTCCAGCGGAGGAAAATACGAACCTTATGAACCATCTCAGGAAATAATTGAGCTTGCTCAAAAGGCTCAGTCACTTTTTGATCTGGATTTCACCTGTGTGGATGTTGTGGAGACTGATCAGGGCCCGATGGTTTTTGAGGTTTCGGCATTTGGAGGTTTCAGAGGGCTGATTAATGCCTGCAGCATTGACGCTGCAGCCCTATATAGTGAATATGTCATTAACGACTTAAGCTCATAG
- a CDS encoding GAK system CofD-like protein: MLKIRLSRAVSIPDKLKMARYRKVPELGPKILFFSGGTALNPLSRALVEYTHNSTHIVTPFDSGGSSAKLRKAFKMLAVGDMRSRLMALADQSVKGNPEIFSLFAYRLPQDKDDYELKNILNLMAAGRHKLVNNIPDPLRRIIRNHLALFIEKMPENFDLKGASIGNLILASGYFANDRHIDPVIFIFSKLAEVRGTVRPVMNSMLHLISLLDDGSTVRGQHMLTGKENAPIKSRVKEVYLSKNLDNPAPFNPAIRNKIKKLILDAELICYPMGSFYSSIIANILPRGVGEAIAENLCPKIYIPNTAHDPEQFGTSLHQRVEILLQYLRQSSNNLYPDSKLLDMVLIDRNHSLYQGGIDPEYIKRLGVDVLETNLCIDHKNPRLDNQLLMECLLSMV; this comes from the coding sequence ATGCTGAAAATCAGACTTTCCCGGGCTGTATCAATTCCTGACAAGCTGAAGATGGCCAGGTACCGCAAGGTACCCGAGCTGGGACCAAAGATTCTTTTCTTCAGCGGCGGAACTGCTCTTAATCCCCTTAGCAGGGCACTTGTAGAATATACCCACAATTCCACCCATATAGTAACTCCCTTTGATTCAGGGGGCAGTTCTGCCAAGCTTCGCAAGGCTTTCAAAATGCTGGCAGTGGGTGACATGCGCAGTCGTCTTATGGCTTTGGCCGATCAGAGTGTGAAGGGAAATCCTGAGATCTTCAGCCTGTTTGCCTACCGACTGCCCCAGGATAAAGATGATTACGAACTGAAGAATATATTAAATCTCATGGCTGCAGGGCGACACAAGCTTGTTAATAACATACCTGACCCTTTGCGCAGAATCATCCGCAATCACCTTGCTCTGTTTATTGAAAAAATGCCGGAAAATTTTGACCTTAAAGGTGCAAGTATTGGCAATCTGATTCTGGCATCAGGTTACTTTGCCAACGATAGACATATCGATCCCGTCATTTTTATTTTTTCCAAGCTTGCCGAGGTCAGAGGAACTGTGCGTCCTGTCATGAACAGTATGCTTCACCTGATCTCTCTTCTGGATGATGGATCAACTGTCAGAGGGCAGCATATGCTCACAGGCAAAGAAAATGCTCCCATAAAATCAAGAGTAAAGGAAGTTTATCTCAGCAAAAACTTAGACAATCCTGCTCCTTTCAATCCAGCCATCCGCAATAAGATTAAAAAGCTTATACTTGACGCTGAGCTTATCTGCTATCCCATGGGCAGCTTTTATTCCAGCATCATTGCCAATATTCTGCCGAGAGGAGTCGGCGAAGCAATTGCAGAAAATCTTTGCCCTAAAATATATATTCCCAATACTGCCCACGATCCGGAACAATTTGGCACATCACTGCATCAGCGTGTTGAAATACTGCTGCAATATCTCAGGCAAAGCTCCAACAATCTCTATCCTGACTCAAAACTACTGGATATGGTTCTCATCGACCGAAACCATTCATTATACCAGGGCGGAATTGATCCTGAATATATTAAAAGACTTGGAGTGGATGTTCTTGAAACCAACCTTTGCATAGATCACAAAAATCCTCGATTGGACAACCAGCTTTTGATGGAATGTCTTCTCTCCATGGTATAA
- a CDS encoding flagellar hook assembly protein FlgD, whose translation MYTSGAPGMIGDWDREREAEKIPSAENHGQLGKEEFLRLLITQLENQDPLNPMDDKEFVAQLAQFSSLEQLTNISEEVKAIKENSVQQDMVGAVGFIGKEVMAEGDQVSKDANTISTLYYNMDDTAAKMYFNIFDSHGNMVRTVEMQARQAGEYEFNWDGKDYSGREVPDGNYKVTIGAEGFNGEPVMVNTSVSGRVSGVQSMNGQSYLRLADGRVINFAQVSEVVESRSAESQKEE comes from the coding sequence ATGTATACATCAGGCGCACCAGGAATGATAGGGGATTGGGACAGAGAACGAGAAGCTGAAAAAATACCCAGTGCAGAGAATCATGGTCAACTGGGTAAAGAGGAGTTTTTAAGACTCCTAATCACTCAGCTTGAAAATCAGGATCCTCTCAATCCCATGGATGACAAGGAATTTGTGGCCCAGTTGGCTCAGTTTTCCAGCCTGGAGCAGCTGACAAATATTTCTGAAGAAGTTAAAGCCATAAAAGAAAACAGCGTTCAGCAGGATATGGTTGGTGCAGTAGGATTTATCGGCAAGGAAGTTATGGCTGAAGGCGATCAAGTAAGTAAGGATGCAAACACGATTTCAACACTTTATTACAATATGGACGATACAGCTGCTAAGATGTATTTCAATATTTTTGATTCACACGGTAATATGGTCAGAACTGTAGAAATGCAGGCCAGGCAGGCTGGAGAATATGAGTTTAACTGGGACGGGAAAGATTACAGTGGTAGAGAAGTACCTGATGGTAACTATAAGGTAACTATAGGTGCTGAAGGTTTTAACGGCGAGCCAGTTATGGTTAATACGAGTGTATCGGGAAGAGTTTCTGGTGTTCAAAGTATGAATGGGCAGTCTTATCTTCGCCTTGCTGACGGCAGGGTAATCAACTTTGCCCAGGTAAGTGAAGTGGTTGAATCAAGGTCAGCAGAATCTCAAAAAGAAGAATAA
- a CDS encoding CgeB family protein, producing MSTHSLLQVSIRPDDSLGFDLKVRLDEREFDLMGRFASRFCENTINLLQNNPDSLPVVIGTGPRAFIELILDNTSGPVAFVDKEQAVISAFASHDVLNDERILLIQSSNAQDAISRLTAWQWENNGKIFLPIVIPSYLRIDRDYYKLIADTLKTGRQYDFWSRTRYPRFKNDKPRLLLITTNYFLMGEVMAACQRLDIPHHFLSLKNQEMGCEDFIQDILKAVIEFRPDFVFTINHLGIDREGVLMDLLSRMELPLASWFVDNPHLILYLYENLNSPYCTIFTWDSDNLKSLQDKGFDKVFYLPLATDCIRFAPGQSLSGFKSQTRDVSFVGNSMVHKVEARLEKVRRADDRGLLSKSYQQVAWEFVNSDHHLVYPLLEEKFFELREVFDALPSIESKLDFETLVTWEATRIYRNACVKQILDFNPFIAGDDGWLECFDHSQDWTYHPEFNYYDDLPGFYPYARINFNTTSAQMKGAVNQRVFDVPACGAFLITDYRKQMENLFDPGSEVVFYREEEEIKEIVTYYLKNPGKCDAISHKARNRILQQHTYDHRLLELCETMKKVYG from the coding sequence ATGAGTACACATAGTTTGCTTCAAGTTTCCATCAGGCCGGACGACAGCCTGGGTTTTGACCTCAAAGTCAGGCTGGACGAGCGTGAATTTGACCTGATGGGGCGCTTTGCATCTCGTTTTTGTGAAAATACCATTAACCTGCTGCAAAATAATCCTGACAGCCTGCCGGTTGTTATTGGTACTGGTCCTAGAGCTTTTATTGAGCTTATCTTAGATAATACTTCAGGTCCTGTTGCTTTTGTTGACAAAGAACAGGCCGTCATTTCTGCCTTTGCAAGCCATGACGTTCTGAATGATGAAAGAATTCTTCTGATTCAGTCATCTAATGCTCAAGACGCCATCTCCCGTTTAACCGCCTGGCAATGGGAGAATAACGGCAAAATTTTCCTGCCCATAGTTATTCCATCCTATCTGCGTATTGATCGTGACTACTATAAATTGATAGCTGATACCCTCAAGACTGGTCGCCAGTATGATTTCTGGTCCAGAACCAGGTATCCCAGATTTAAGAATGACAAGCCCAGGCTTTTACTTATTACTACTAATTACTTTTTGATGGGTGAAGTCATGGCTGCATGCCAGCGCTTAGACATTCCTCATCACTTTCTGAGTCTGAAAAACCAGGAAATGGGCTGCGAGGATTTCATTCAAGACATCTTGAAAGCTGTTATTGAATTTAGGCCTGACTTTGTGTTTACCATTAACCATCTTGGCATTGACCGCGAAGGTGTGCTCATGGACCTTTTAAGCAGGATGGAACTTCCCCTGGCTTCCTGGTTTGTTGATAATCCACATTTGATTCTTTATTTATATGAAAACCTGAACAGTCCATACTGTACAATATTTACATGGGATTCCGACAACTTAAAAAGTTTGCAAGATAAAGGATTTGACAAGGTATTTTACCTGCCGCTGGCTACAGACTGCATTCGTTTTGCTCCGGGGCAGAGTCTGTCTGGCTTTAAAAGTCAAACCAGAGATGTATCTTTTGTTGGTAATTCCATGGTCCACAAGGTGGAGGCCAGGCTGGAAAAGGTCAGGAGGGCTGATGACAGAGGATTGTTGTCAAAGAGCTACCAGCAGGTTGCCTGGGAGTTTGTTAATTCTGATCATCATCTGGTTTATCCTCTGCTGGAAGAAAAGTTTTTTGAATTGCGTGAAGTTTTTGACGCTTTGCCCAGCATTGAGTCCAAACTTGACTTTGAGACCCTGGTTACCTGGGAAGCCACCAGGATCTACCGCAATGCATGTGTAAAACAGATTCTGGACTTTAATCCTTTTATTGCCGGTGATGACGGGTGGCTGGAATGTTTTGACCATAGCCAGGATTGGACTTATCATCCAGAATTCAACTACTATGATGATCTTCCAGGATTTTATCCCTATGCCCGGATTAATTTCAACACCACCAGTGCACAAATGAAAGGGGCGGTTAATCAAAGGGTGTTTGATGTCCCAGCCTGTGGAGCTTTTTTAATTACTGACTATCGCAAGCAGATGGAAAATCTCTTTGATCCGGGTTCAGAGGTGGTTTTTTACCGGGAAGAAGAAGAGATTAAGGAGATTGTCACATATTACCTCAAAAATCCTGGAAAATGTGATGCAATATCCCATAAAGCCAGGAACAGAATTCTTCAGCAGCACACTTACGATCATCGTCTGCTTGAGTTGTGCGAAACCATGAAAAAAGTTTATGGCTAA